A stretch of the Teretinema zuelzerae genome encodes the following:
- a CDS encoding InlB B-repeat-containing protein, translating into MKKTMNALFISALAAAALVFSSCFGAYLESAVVPAAGRAVVKIALADSASGGESPSSAVRVLRPPALSAVSWTTLEATVRDSLGAVVSVQEAIPGSVMEFADLEPMVPYTFSVVLYSGTLATASGYASLTPLPGTNNLSVSVNRIRTAGQTGSLILDITFSDPGGLSSVSPDLYRVVSGGLEPYPWVQGSEPWTWDSISGSFSLNWGNIPSGTYLLSVSAYVAGLGSRIALGDDALVEIYDGCVSGTVSGAPISYNTEQLYSSAVRYYVSSNGGEASSGVLPNAPVLFETAVTYARDNPLATQARPARIILLDSIVLGNTVYLMSPMVVSGLTGTEKISLGMNMETSLFVVGNQISPITVALENVEVAAESGGVVYSAMNGLVSINYGVLELRPGSVITGNQGNVGGINVMDSSAVVKMLGGDITNCSSIESYGGGVSANAGLVYLESGSVRNCSSSSGGGIWLSSGAILELSELPSISFSGNSSSSAGGAVALDPGAVATVNALALLETLCDATNTAAFAFPKVARVYNIYEEAYLADAIAASVETPSFISIGMTMLSLSAPLIVNGRVALWSTYATELRRSSTGFADSTIRVSGAGADLTLSSISMWSDQIDMAYPYLLVENGASCSLRNNSSIQSLLSGSNIVDGLAIRIVGGGRVKIVDSSISSCETLGNGGGVYVDASSSLSLSGPNTQILGNRATLGGAIYSLSPVDFQSDLSDFCVNENYAYQTAGGLYDAQTLPSVSINGVVTEDRTPVLRYFANNISDIAGQYSTVSWGNIVSFYIDMVYQPDLCQLVPMNGFAVAPVVVSNPGYVFDGWYDDFQYTETWIFDTVNVLTDKPLYAQWLPI; encoded by the coding sequence ATGAAAAAAACGATGAACGCGTTATTCATATCCGCATTGGCTGCCGCCGCGCTGGTTTTCTCGTCCTGCTTCGGCGCCTATCTCGAATCGGCAGTCGTTCCCGCAGCCGGCAGGGCTGTCGTTAAAATCGCGCTGGCGGATTCGGCATCGGGCGGAGAATCTCCGTCGTCTGCCGTCCGTGTTTTGAGGCCTCCGGCGCTTTCGGCAGTCTCGTGGACCACGCTCGAAGCGACTGTCCGCGACTCCCTCGGCGCTGTAGTCTCAGTGCAGGAAGCGATCCCGGGCTCGGTTATGGAGTTCGCCGATCTTGAACCGATGGTTCCGTACACCTTCTCGGTCGTCCTGTATTCCGGAACCTTGGCGACTGCCTCGGGATACGCTTCTTTAACTCCGCTCCCCGGAACGAATAATCTGTCGGTTTCCGTGAACAGAATCAGAACGGCCGGACAAACCGGATCTCTGATCCTTGATATAACGTTTTCCGATCCCGGCGGGCTCTCCTCTGTTTCTCCCGATTTATATCGCGTTGTTTCCGGCGGTCTTGAGCCCTATCCGTGGGTTCAGGGCTCCGAGCCGTGGACCTGGGACTCGATATCGGGATCGTTCAGCTTAAATTGGGGAAATATCCCGTCCGGCACCTACCTTCTGTCCGTTTCAGCGTACGTCGCGGGCTTGGGCAGCCGGATCGCCCTCGGCGACGACGCTCTCGTGGAGATTTACGACGGGTGCGTTTCCGGCACTGTCTCGGGTGCGCCGATCTCGTATAATACAGAACAGCTGTATTCATCCGCCGTGCGCTACTATGTGTCGTCCAACGGCGGGGAAGCTTCTTCCGGGGTATTGCCGAACGCTCCCGTTTTATTCGAGACCGCGGTTACCTACGCGCGCGACAATCCTCTCGCGACTCAGGCCCGCCCTGCCCGCATTATTCTTCTTGATTCCATTGTTCTCGGCAATACGGTATACCTGATGTCTCCGATGGTCGTGTCCGGCCTGACCGGCACGGAGAAAATCTCCCTGGGAATGAATATGGAGACATCTCTTTTTGTCGTGGGGAATCAAATCTCTCCGATAACCGTCGCCTTGGAGAATGTGGAGGTTGCCGCAGAGTCCGGCGGGGTTGTCTATTCAGCAATGAACGGCCTCGTTTCAATAAATTACGGCGTTCTCGAACTTCGTCCCGGATCCGTAATCACCGGCAACCAGGGAAATGTGGGCGGAATTAATGTTATGGACTCTTCCGCGGTTGTAAAAATGCTCGGCGGAGATATTACAAACTGTTCTTCTATTGAATCCTATGGAGGCGGAGTTTCCGCGAATGCGGGCCTGGTCTATCTTGAATCGGGTTCCGTCAGGAACTGTTCATCGTCTTCCGGGGGCGGAATATGGCTGAGTTCGGGCGCAATTCTTGAGCTTTCCGAACTCCCGTCGATTTCGTTTTCCGGAAACAGCTCTTCATCGGCGGGAGGGGCCGTCGCTCTCGACCCCGGCGCCGTCGCAACGGTTAACGCCCTGGCTCTGCTGGAAACGCTTTGCGACGCGACGAACACCGCCGCCTTTGCTTTTCCGAAGGTCGCCCGCGTCTATAATATCTATGAAGAAGCGTATCTCGCCGACGCGATCGCCGCTTCCGTAGAAACTCCGTCCTTTATCAGCATCGGAATGACTATGTTGTCTCTTTCCGCGCCCTTGATCGTCAACGGCCGGGTTGCGCTCTGGTCGACATATGCTACCGAACTGCGTCGGTCCAGCACGGGCTTCGCGGATTCGACCATCAGGGTGAGCGGCGCAGGAGCGGATTTAACCCTTTCATCCATATCGATGTGGTCGGACCAGATCGATATGGCCTATCCGTATTTACTGGTCGAAAACGGGGCGTCCTGTTCGTTGCGGAATAATTCCTCGATCCAATCTTTGCTTTCCGGTTCGAATATCGTCGACGGGCTTGCCATCCGCATTGTGGGCGGCGGCCGCGTCAAAATCGTGGATTCGTCGATATCGAGTTGCGAAACCCTGGGAAACGGGGGTGGCGTGTATGTAGACGCTTCGTCGTCTCTGTCGCTTTCAGGGCCGAATACTCAGATTTTGGGCAATCGGGCTACTCTCGGCGGAGCGATATACTCCCTTTCGCCGGTAGATTTCCAGTCGGACCTCAGCGATTTCTGCGTAAACGAAAATTACGCATATCAGACGGCCGGCGGCCTGTACGACGCGCAGACGCTTCCCTCAGTATCGATCAACGGAGTCGTGACCGAGGACAGAACTCCCGTTTTACGGTATTTCGCGAACAATATTTCCGATATCGCGGGTCAGTACAGTACTGTTTCTTGGGGCAACATTGTTTCTTTCTATATCGATATGGTATATCAGCCGGATCTCTGCCAGCTGGTTCCGATGAACGGGTTTGCCGTCGCTCCGGTCGTCGTATCGAATCCCGGATATGTCTTCGACGGTTGGTACGACGACTTTCAATATACGGAAACCTGGATATTCGACACCGTCAATGTTTTGACGGACAAGCCCCTGTACGCTCAGTGGCTGCCGATATAG
- a CDS encoding tetratricopeptide repeat protein has translation MNQGITILTIIIVLALSVLLLSLLTRKKDAKGPKKPRQKDRSTIIRDATRRLSQNPRDPEGLSAMGSIHYQDQNWEKAYAAYEILVDLSSGHPKLDEFECALRFGVSAIKTNRLQEATKGFLLARKLKPNHFEVNYNLGYICYMQKDYEKAVPFLKQSLLADTENILAQRYMGFALHKSHRYRDALAYLKKALDLQPDDKDALFAMAECLFESGALDRALKIFSHLRPDPVLGPQSALYSGIIHAQTNQAEKAVTDFEIGLKHENIPQDIQNDLRYKLAVTCIKLQDIGKALGVLKDIQKTTPGYKDVPALIVRYQELNQNKNLQVFLLAVQSEFIALCRKIVVQFFPGAKVKITDISMFADYADIVAEIDTPKWSDVVIFRFFRSQGAVGELLLRDFHGRIKDLKAGKGICLSAGVFTEESRRFTEGRPVDLYDKDRLNKILNSVDSGMALKV, from the coding sequence ATGAATCAAGGCATCACAATTCTGACGATAATAATCGTTCTCGCCCTGTCCGTTCTTCTTCTTTCGCTGTTAACCAGGAAAAAAGACGCCAAGGGCCCGAAAAAACCCAGGCAAAAGGATCGCTCGACGATTATCCGCGACGCTACGCGACGTCTGAGCCAGAATCCCAGAGATCCTGAGGGTCTTTCAGCGATGGGATCGATTCACTACCAGGATCAGAATTGGGAAAAAGCCTACGCCGCCTACGAAATACTCGTGGACCTCTCTTCCGGGCATCCGAAGCTGGACGAGTTCGAGTGCGCGCTCAGGTTCGGCGTTTCCGCGATTAAAACCAACCGCCTGCAGGAAGCCACCAAGGGATTCCTCCTCGCAAGAAAGCTCAAGCCGAATCATTTCGAAGTAAATTACAACCTCGGCTACATCTGCTACATGCAGAAGGATTACGAAAAGGCCGTGCCTTTTCTGAAGCAGTCTCTTCTCGCCGATACCGAAAACATTCTGGCCCAGCGCTACATGGGTTTCGCCCTGCATAAAAGCCACCGATACCGGGACGCCCTCGCGTATCTTAAAAAAGCGCTCGATCTCCAGCCGGACGACAAGGACGCCCTCTTCGCGATGGCCGAATGCTTGTTCGAATCGGGAGCCCTGGACCGCGCGCTGAAGATATTCAGCCACCTCAGGCCCGATCCGGTGCTCGGCCCGCAGTCCGCTCTCTATTCGGGCATTATTCACGCCCAGACGAACCAGGCAGAAAAAGCCGTCACCGACTTTGAAATCGGCCTCAAGCACGAGAACATCCCGCAAGACATCCAGAACGACCTCCGCTACAAGCTCGCGGTTACCTGCATCAAGCTGCAGGATATCGGAAAGGCGCTCGGAGTTCTCAAAGACATCCAGAAGACGACTCCGGGATACAAGGACGTGCCGGCCCTCATCGTGCGCTATCAGGAGCTGAACCAGAACAAGAACCTCCAGGTGTTCCTGTTGGCCGTGCAAAGCGAATTCATCGCCCTGTGCAGAAAGATAGTCGTCCAGTTCTTCCCGGGAGCGAAGGTGAAAATCACCGACATTTCGATGTTCGCGGACTATGCCGACATAGTCGCCGAAATCGATACGCCGAAATGGTCTGATGTGGTAATTTTCCGCTTTTTCAGGTCTCAGGGAGCGGTGGGAGAACTCCTGCTCCGCGACTTCCACGGCCGCATCAAGGACCTCAAGGCAGGAAAGGGCATCTGCCTTTCAGCCGGGGTGTTCACCGAGGAATCGCGGCGATTTACCGAAGGGAGGCCCGTGGACCTCTACGACAAGGACAGATTGAACAAAATTCTTAATTCAGTGGATTCAGGGATGGCCTTGAAGGTATAA
- a CDS encoding autotransporter outer membrane beta-barrel domain-containing protein — MRILNVSRFLPLTVLFSLVSCFNPVLDGKTESVQAGNDGKTVAVKIDFASAETSGRSIRPVMLAKDISSVEVKLTVALNTMESYTRYGTPLSEFVFDEIAPDIAYIISVTCMDYEGRQHGPYAVTLDLTTGVNTVPVTVTPTRTVGGTGSFEIAAYNLPFDPSLTEWSITLTSIDTGTAVEIPTPSAMTDPSGNPYVSLYNTSLASGDYRLEARYLDSVSGSYRPFIPDTIVKIYDDRITKGLFGLAGGSGTAVYMPNETATSIGGKRLFVKVLSRDSYLAWQSGQSGPDIASLVPDAVGVATLDAMGAGSVSLIVPGTGAPYATQKNTPYFVAALIDKDDSLSSIVDVSSVSDYSVIKASYGDYSFESAYMFGYMRLVSSNDTGVLNLSDEYLAPNLTVYYYVGAAAKGDGSGSDIANLCTLDSALASAALSTETSGMVMIYLTESVTTSASYALSANATILSMLTNYAEDSRAVITYTGTTSPFLTVAQDPVTYNYPSLMMTNVILDGAGLSRTASLVSVSSGASFGLLSDSLIRNSTNTSGNGGAVYLSGGNMTVNGGSITGCTAANGGAVYAASGANLYLQMNPGDAISGNTATGEGGGVYLAAGSSLYGYSASLPYFASNTAATAGTENFALYGSWISSYEAYVASTRIGDGSSEDYPCSLEDALNAVNVYTIYLVEDIPVSSPLTVARTVSINSLNPLTPRTIYPNGTLTGSLITVSGNGYLNLSDVFIGSAVQTSSAYPLVSVMFNGTVSLNTGAFVRNNSNTAGNGGGLLVKGGTAMLSGGGIKGCSAPNGNGGAVYLEYDSASFSSSTLNLLSGNIGSSTTGDDNSALNGGGVYVTAQNSMSISGAASIAGNTVSAYGGGVFVETGGTLSVLTSDSYSITENTAGLEGGGAYFEDAGSLTDSYGSFNASCTGNTAEGQFPNIWMPN, encoded by the coding sequence ATGAGAATACTCAATGTATCGCGTTTTCTTCCCCTTACCGTGCTGTTTTCATTGGTCTCCTGCTTCAATCCTGTTCTTGACGGGAAGACGGAAAGCGTCCAGGCCGGCAACGACGGAAAAACAGTAGCGGTGAAAATAGACTTCGCTTCCGCTGAGACGAGCGGACGGTCTATCAGGCCGGTAATGCTGGCCAAGGATATTTCCTCCGTAGAAGTGAAATTGACGGTTGCGTTAAATACTATGGAATCCTATACCCGGTACGGTACGCCGCTTTCGGAGTTTGTCTTCGATGAGATTGCCCCGGATATTGCCTATATAATCTCCGTGACCTGCATGGATTACGAGGGCCGTCAGCATGGGCCGTACGCGGTTACTTTGGATTTAACTACCGGCGTGAATACGGTGCCTGTAACCGTAACGCCGACTCGGACCGTCGGAGGAACCGGTTCCTTTGAAATCGCTGCCTATAATCTGCCGTTCGATCCTTCGCTGACTGAATGGTCCATTACCCTGACCAGTATCGATACCGGAACAGCTGTAGAGATTCCTACGCCGTCGGCCATGACAGATCCCTCCGGAAACCCCTATGTTTCCCTGTACAATACCAGTCTTGCCAGCGGGGACTATAGGTTGGAAGCGAGATATCTGGATTCGGTCAGCGGTTCGTATCGTCCGTTCATCCCCGACACGATCGTAAAGATTTACGACGATAGAATCACGAAAGGGCTTTTCGGTTTGGCGGGCGGAAGCGGCACTGCCGTGTATATGCCGAACGAAACGGCAACTTCGATCGGGGGGAAGCGTTTATTCGTGAAGGTCCTTTCCCGCGATTCGTATTTAGCCTGGCAGTCCGGCCAATCCGGCCCGGATATCGCCAGCCTCGTTCCTGATGCCGTCGGGGTAGCGACTCTGGACGCGATGGGAGCCGGCTCTGTTTCATTGATAGTTCCGGGAACAGGCGCCCCTTACGCGACTCAGAAGAACACGCCGTATTTCGTCGCGGCTCTGATCGATAAGGACGACTCTCTCTCTTCGATCGTCGATGTGTCCTCCGTATCGGACTATTCAGTCATCAAAGCGTCCTACGGCGATTATAGCTTCGAAAGCGCATATATGTTCGGATATATGCGCCTGGTATCTTCTAACGATACCGGAGTTCTCAATTTGAGCGATGAATATCTCGCTCCGAATTTGACGGTGTATTACTATGTCGGAGCGGCCGCGAAGGGCGATGGAAGCGGATCCGATATAGCAAATCTCTGTACGCTCGACTCCGCGCTTGCCTCAGCCGCCTTATCCACCGAAACCAGCGGCATGGTTATGATATACCTGACCGAATCCGTGACGACTTCGGCTTCCTATGCCCTCAGCGCAAACGCCACTATTCTTTCGATGCTGACGAATTATGCGGAAGACTCGAGGGCGGTGATTACGTATACCGGAACAACCTCTCCCTTCCTGACTGTCGCGCAGGATCCCGTAACATATAATTATCCGTCGCTTATGATGACGAACGTCATCCTCGACGGTGCTGGATTGAGCCGCACGGCGAGCTTGGTCAGCGTGTCATCGGGCGCTTCGTTCGGGCTCTTGTCGGACTCGCTGATACGAAATTCGACCAACACGTCCGGCAACGGCGGCGCTGTGTACCTGTCCGGAGGAAATATGACCGTCAATGGCGGGTCTATCACCGGTTGTACCGCGGCGAACGGCGGCGCGGTCTACGCGGCTTCCGGCGCTAACCTCTATCTTCAGATGAATCCCGGCGACGCGATTTCCGGCAATACCGCAACCGGAGAAGGCGGAGGCGTGTATCTGGCCGCCGGGTCCTCGTTGTACGGATATTCGGCTTCTTTGCCGTACTTCGCCAGTAATACCGCGGCGACAGCCGGAACAGAGAACTTTGCGCTGTACGGAAGCTGGATTTCCTCGTATGAAGCCTATGTCGCCTCTACCCGCATAGGCGACGGCTCCAGCGAAGATTACCCCTGTTCGCTGGAAGACGCCTTGAATGCCGTTAACGTGTACACGATCTACCTGGTTGAGGACATCCCGGTCTCTAGCCCGCTCACTGTTGCCCGCACGGTATCCATCAACTCGCTAAATCCCCTGACCCCTCGCACGATATATCCGAACGGGACTTTAACAGGTTCGCTCATTACCGTTTCCGGCAACGGATATCTGAATCTGTCGGATGTATTTATCGGTTCCGCAGTTCAAACTTCATCTGCCTATCCTCTGGTTTCCGTCATGTTTAACGGCACAGTGTCGCTTAATACGGGCGCGTTTGTACGGAACAACAGCAATACTGCCGGGAACGGGGGCGGTTTGCTGGTGAAAGGCGGAACTGCGATGTTGTCAGGCGGCGGCATTAAAGGCTGTTCAGCTCCCAACGGGAACGGCGGCGCGGTATATCTGGAGTATGATTCGGCGAGTTTTTCATCGTCGACGCTTAATTTACTGTCCGGAAATATCGGCTCTTCAACGACAGGAGACGATAATTCTGCCCTCAACGGCGGCGGAGTCTATGTAACCGCGCAAAACTCAATGTCGATTTCCGGTGCGGCGTCTATTGCCGGGAATACCGTTTCCGCGTACGGAGGCGGGGTATTCGTCGAGACGGGAGGAACGCTGTCCGTGCTGACTTCGGATTCGTATTCGATCACTGAGAATACCGCGGGACTGGAAGGCGGCGGAGCGTATTTCGAAGATGCCGGCAGTTTGACCGATAGTTACGGATCCTTCAATGCGTCTTGCACCGGAAATACGGCGGAAGGGCAGTTCCCGAACATATGGATGCCGAATTGA
- a CDS encoding Hsp70 family protein, protein MAAASIGIKLADSKFFPVLEEGIPARKALDLTTVRDDQTSVQINLFRSSSEDISEAEYVGTLMIEDIAQKPSGEPTIELTLALDEDNELSAEAVDLDSNTRQVLTVSLETLDKDSLYNLPDFDLTPINSDLPLGEDPDHRYVVTEGAVPGTAPEGLYEMTQEEEKRNGIFMPAWLCVLILAIGVLALVLALFVSARVMLLNRTLQESARSAPVTVEAPVVPVVETPVEPEPLPEVQTPPPVEVAQEEPVAVVSEEPVVVPVQPEPAPEAKEIRYKIKWGDTLWDLAETYYRNPWLYKKISTYNKIKNPNLIISGTYLTIPPK, encoded by the coding sequence ATGGCAGCTGCGTCTATTGGTATTAAACTGGCGGACAGCAAGTTCTTCCCTGTTCTTGAAGAAGGAATCCCTGCCCGGAAAGCGCTTGATCTGACCACTGTGCGCGACGATCAGACGAGCGTTCAAATCAATCTGTTCCGTTCATCCTCGGAGGATATCTCCGAAGCCGAATATGTTGGCACTCTGATGATCGAAGATATCGCTCAGAAGCCTTCCGGCGAGCCCACCATCGAACTGACTCTCGCACTCGACGAGGACAACGAGCTTTCCGCCGAAGCCGTGGATCTCGATTCGAACACCCGGCAGGTTCTCACTGTTTCCCTTGAAACTCTCGATAAGGATTCGCTCTACAATTTGCCCGATTTTGACTTGACCCCGATAAATTCCGACCTCCCGCTCGGCGAGGATCCGGATCATCGGTATGTAGTGACAGAAGGCGCGGTTCCCGGAACCGCTCCGGAGGGATTATACGAAATGACACAAGAAGAAGAAAAACGAAACGGCATCTTCATGCCCGCATGGCTGTGCGTCCTCATCCTCGCGATCGGCGTACTCGCTCTGGTTCTCGCGCTTTTCGTCTCAGCGCGCGTGATGCTCTTGAATAGAACCCTTCAGGAATCGGCGCGTTCGGCGCCGGTAACCGTCGAGGCTCCCGTGGTTCCGGTCGTGGAAACGCCCGTCGAACCGGAACCTCTTCCAGAGGTTCAGACGCCTCCTCCCGTAGAGGTTGCCCAGGAAGAGCCTGTCGCCGTCGTATCGGAAGAGCCGGTAGTCGTTCCCGTTCAGCCTGAACCCGCTCCCGAGGCCAAGGAAATCCGCTACAAGATCAAGTGGGGCGATACCCTGTGGGATCTCGCGGAGACCTATTACCGAAATCCCTGGTTGTACAAGAAAATTTCAACGTACAATAAGATCAAGAATCCGAACCTGATTATTTCTGGAACCTATCTTACCATTCCGCCGAAGTAA
- a CDS encoding helix-hairpin-helix domain-containing protein → MEFTQEQIDALVVNEVALLKRIAEELKIQPAQVSAVVSLVAEGCTIPFISRYRKERHGSLDEVQVRDCDHLFKSYQNLETRRIEIVKGIFGQGKLSDLLYNNVMKASTLTELEDLWAPFKKKKKTRGMLAIERGLEPLADLMEKEDAAAVEAAAKSYVKTDEENAELSVGSAEEAIHGAMDIIAERVAQDPENRADVRSWHMKSGQFVVTGVGDENAQKTSVYQMYWDYKEPLNQIKPHRVLAINRGERDKALDVKIDVDVDSAIEIVEEKYAINNRYHKEAVADGLVRILSPAVVREIRSDLSEQADDHGISVFSENLKNLLMQQPIKGTRILGVDPGIRTGTKCAALDSTGKYLGYFMIYQHKPAEAEAAILRAIKEFDVQLVAIGNGTGTREVQEIVSKVINEHCPSVLYTVVDEDGASVYSASDIAREEFPELDLTIRGAISIGRRLQDPLAELVKIDPKSIGVGLYQHDVNQKKLSETLDEVVGSVVNNVGVNLNTASFSLLKYVSGINGSLAKKIVAYRESTGKITSRQDLMKVPGMGPKSFEQCAGFLKIPESADPLDNSWVHPENYDAARVVYEIVQRKDEVAREIRSELKEKFKLGDQTVADIIDELKKPNRDPRDGYPKPIMQKGVLSFEDLKEGMTVTGKIKNVVDFGAFVDIGLKETALLHLSEMSDHFVKDPMEVVKVGDVKECRIIGLDLDRRRISLSCKTAGAGKNGSASPSREGGRDASAPRPAGADGARRVLVAKKADGGAQGSPAGGYSGRGASSRDDRPAQGYRGGRPDKGAPAAQNDDGMTYNPFAALLKDRKK, encoded by the coding sequence ATGGAATTTACCCAGGAACAGATTGACGCCCTCGTCGTGAACGAGGTTGCCCTTTTGAAGCGGATCGCCGAAGAGCTGAAGATTCAGCCCGCGCAGGTTTCCGCAGTCGTTTCGCTCGTCGCCGAAGGATGCACAATCCCCTTTATTTCCCGCTACCGCAAGGAGCGGCACGGTTCGCTGGACGAGGTCCAGGTTCGGGATTGCGATCACCTGTTCAAGAGCTATCAGAATCTTGAAACCCGGCGCATCGAGATCGTGAAAGGCATTTTCGGCCAGGGAAAGCTGTCCGACCTGTTGTACAACAACGTGATGAAGGCTTCCACCCTCACGGAGCTTGAAGACCTCTGGGCCCCCTTCAAAAAGAAGAAGAAAACCCGCGGAATGCTCGCGATCGAGCGAGGCTTGGAGCCGCTGGCCGACCTTATGGAAAAAGAGGACGCGGCAGCTGTGGAAGCCGCCGCCAAGTCGTATGTGAAGACCGACGAAGAGAACGCCGAATTGTCCGTAGGTTCCGCGGAAGAGGCGATCCACGGGGCGATGGACATCATCGCCGAACGCGTGGCGCAGGACCCGGAAAACCGCGCCGACGTGCGCTCCTGGCACATGAAGAGCGGCCAGTTCGTGGTAACCGGCGTGGGCGACGAAAATGCCCAGAAGACCAGCGTCTATCAGATGTATTGGGATTATAAGGAGCCGCTCAACCAGATCAAGCCGCACCGAGTGCTCGCGATCAACCGCGGAGAGCGAGACAAGGCGCTCGACGTGAAGATCGACGTGGACGTGGATTCGGCTATCGAGATTGTCGAAGAAAAATACGCGATCAACAACCGGTATCATAAGGAAGCGGTCGCCGACGGACTCGTCCGCATCCTGTCTCCCGCCGTCGTGCGCGAAATTCGCTCTGATCTTTCGGAGCAGGCGGACGATCACGGAATCAGCGTGTTCAGCGAGAACCTGAAGAACCTGCTCATGCAGCAGCCGATCAAGGGAACCCGTATTCTCGGCGTGGACCCGGGAATCAGGACCGGCACCAAGTGCGCCGCCCTCGATTCCACCGGCAAGTATCTGGGCTATTTCATGATTTACCAGCATAAGCCCGCCGAGGCCGAGGCGGCGATTCTCCGCGCGATCAAGGAGTTCGATGTCCAGCTGGTCGCGATCGGAAACGGCACCGGAACCAGGGAGGTGCAGGAGATCGTGTCCAAGGTGATCAACGAGCACTGCCCCTCCGTTTTGTATACTGTCGTGGACGAGGACGGAGCTTCGGTGTATTCGGCGAGCGACATCGCGCGCGAGGAATTCCCGGAACTCGATTTGACCATCCGCGGAGCCATTTCCATCGGCCGCCGCCTCCAGGATCCCCTGGCGGAGCTCGTTAAAATCGATCCGAAGTCGATCGGAGTAGGCCTCTATCAGCACGACGTGAACCAGAAAAAACTGTCTGAAACGCTCGACGAGGTCGTCGGCTCGGTCGTCAACAACGTCGGCGTGAACCTGAACACCGCAAGCTTCTCGCTGCTCAAGTACGTGTCGGGAATCAACGGGTCGCTCGCTAAAAAGATCGTGGCCTACCGCGAGTCCACCGGCAAGATCACGAGCCGCCAGGATTTGATGAAGGTGCCGGGAATGGGACCGAAGAGCTTCGAGCAGTGCGCCGGCTTCCTCAAGATTCCGGAGAGCGCCGATCCCCTGGACAATAGCTGGGTGCATCCCGAGAACTACGACGCCGCCCGCGTGGTGTACGAGATCGTACAGCGAAAGGACGAGGTCGCCCGCGAGATTCGTTCAGAGCTCAAGGAAAAATTCAAGCTCGGCGACCAGACAGTCGCGGATATCATAGACGAGCTGAAAAAACCGAACCGCGATCCCCGCGACGGCTATCCGAAGCCGATCATGCAGAAGGGAGTGCTTTCTTTCGAGGACTTGAAAGAGGGCATGACGGTCACCGGCAAGATCAAGAACGTCGTCGATTTCGGCGCATTCGTGGATATCGGCCTCAAGGAAACCGCGCTTCTCCATCTTTCGGAGATGAGCGATCATTTCGTCAAGGATCCGATGGAAGTGGTGAAGGTCGGCGATGTGAAGGAATGCCGTATCATCGGGCTCGATCTGGACCGCAGGCGCATCAGCCTGAGCTGCAAGACCGCGGGCGCCGGCAAAAACGGTTCCGCTTCGCCTTCCCGCGAGGGCGGCAGGGACGCGTCCGCTCCCCGCCCGGCAGGCGCAGACGGCGCCCGCCGCGTCCTGGTAGCGAAAAAGGCCGACGGCGGCGCGCAGGGCTCTCCCGCAGGCGGATACTCGGGCCGCGGAGCTTCTTCCCGCGACGACCGCCCGGCTCAGGGCTACCGCGGCGGTCGCCCCGACAAGGGCGCGCCTGCCGCGCAGAACGACGACGGCATGACGTACAATCCCTTCGCCGCCTTATTGAAGGACCGCAAGAAATAA
- the rsmG gene encoding 16S rRNA (guanine(527)-N(7))-methyltransferase RsmG, translating to MVKKPAARKDRPLPVFPHPSAELLSRGLSMLGIAEDDSSDPRLGTIRGSNTLIPLIQSYIRELELFNSVFDLVGAAPGTEEGRCDLVVRHILDSLAPWKYIADLLRRPLEAADASAPPNLADVGSGAGFPGIPLAMLFPDVRVSLVERMSKRCAFLENCRAVLGLKNVEVLNAEVENAPAAAYQVVAFRAFRPLERPMLRSLLALVRAGGCLAAWKARKEKIREEMSQIEKDAEGWSVHPVAAPFLEHEERNLVVIPSRPSLNPLN from the coding sequence ATGGTTAAAAAGCCTGCCGCGCGGAAAGACCGGCCTTTGCCGGTTTTTCCGCATCCGTCCGCCGAGCTGCTGTCGCGGGGCCTTTCCATGCTGGGAATCGCGGAAGATGATTCTTCCGATCCACGGCTAGGGACTATCCGCGGGAGCAATACGCTTATTCCGCTCATACAGTCGTACATCAGGGAGCTTGAACTTTTCAATTCCGTGTTCGATCTGGTCGGAGCGGCGCCGGGAACGGAGGAGGGCAGGTGCGACCTTGTCGTGCGCCATATTCTCGATAGCCTTGCGCCGTGGAAGTATATAGCCGATCTGCTGCGGAGACCGCTCGAAGCGGCCGATGCATCGGCGCCGCCGAACCTCGCCGATGTGGGTTCCGGGGCCGGTTTCCCGGGCATTCCGCTCGCCATGCTTTTCCCTGATGTACGGGTGTCTCTGGTCGAGCGGATGAGCAAGAGATGCGCCTTTCTTGAAAACTGCCGCGCGGTGCTCGGCCTCAAGAATGTCGAAGTACTGAACGCCGAGGTGGAGAACGCTCCGGCGGCGGCGTATCAGGTGGTCGCGTTCCGGGCTTTCCGCCCGCTCGAGCGGCCGATGCTTCGTTCCTTGCTTGCCCTTGTGCGCGCGGGAGGCTGCCTTGCCGCGTGGAAGGCTCGAAAGGAAAAAATACGCGAAGAAATGTCTCAAATAGAAAAAGACGCCGAAGGATGGTCTGTCCATCCTGTTGCGGCGCCTTTCCTGGAGCATGAAGAGCGGAATCTGGTCGTTATACCTTCAAGGCCATCCCTGAATCCACTGAATTAA